In the genome of Drosophila pseudoobscura strain MV-25-SWS-2005 chromosome 3, UCI_Dpse_MV25, whole genome shotgun sequence, one region contains:
- the slbo gene encoding CCAAT/enhancer-binding protein, with translation MLNMESPQMYADAVQTLAQLDLKKPPPQQATIGQITLTAMSTAQQQQQQQQQQNPQQQQQQQNPQHQQQTTDANNNTSQDAALLVKQHAMHQMQQAALNGNNNNSNSVNNNVNNLLQKQMLQQYTTQTDLDELTTQEITLDLQHLIDDQFRDTETLGIFSDMVTSPGGLSATLPPNGMVSAAAKVLQQQTLRNQHGYGRGGALAYMPQPVHATYNNSSDENSSVGSDSSTIKEEPIDPEYRRHLQEAASQQASNAAAAFMSNGNGLYNGYGSAANGISGNSTSGTLNGSTTPNHSSSNGSNGSSGPVNGSQFTNLTTANVLAHHNLPHLAAAAGAQHLLKQHSKLQHAGQHQQHNHHRKHGNKHVDKGTEEYRRRRERNNIAVRKSREKAKVRSREVEERVKSLLKEKDALIRQLGEMTNELQLHKQIYMQLMNHANPEVSRVCRSFLNTNEHSL, from the coding sequence ATGCTGAACATGGAATCGCCACAGATGTACGCCGATGCCGTGCAGACGCTGGCCCAGCTGGACCTCAAGAAGCCGCCCCCCCAGCAGGCCACCATCGGCCAGATCACACTGACGGCGATGTCCACtgcccagcaacagcaacagcagcagcagcaacaaaatcctcaacagcagcagcagcaacaaaatcctcagcaccagcagcagacaaCGGATGCCAACAACAATACGTCCCAGGATGCGGCACTCCTTGTGAAGCAGCATGCCATGCACCAAATGCAACAGGCGGCCctcaacggcaacaacaacaacagcaacagcgtgAACAACAATGTGAACAACTTGCTGCAGAAGCAAATGCTGCAACAGTACACCACGCAGACGGATCTCGACGAGCTGACGACCCAAGAGATTACCCTGGACCTGCAGCACCTGATAGATGACCAGTTCCGGGACACGGAGACGCTGGGAATCTTCAGCGACATGGTAACCAGTCCGGGCGGACTCTCCGCCACCCTGCCGCCCAATGGAATGGTCAGCGCCGCAGCCAAGGTGTTGCAGCAACAGACGCTGAGGAATCAGCACGGTTacgggcggggcggggcacTGGCGTACATGCCACAACCCGTGCACGCCACCTACAACAATTCCAGCGACGAAAACAGCTCCGTGGGCTCCGACTCCAGCACGATCAAGGAGGAGCCCATCGACCCCGAGTATCGTCGCCACCTGCAGGAAGCGGCCAGCCAGCAGGCAAGCAACGCGGCCGCCGCCTTCATGTCCAATGGCAATGGGCTGTACAACGGGTACGGGTCCGCAGCGAACGGAATATCCGGCAACAGCACCAGCGGCACCCTCAACGGTAGCACCACCCCgaaccacagcagcagcaatggcagcaacggcagcagcggtCCCGTAAATGGCAGCCAGTTCACGAATCTGACCACGGCCAATGTGCTGGCACACCACAACCTACCACACCTGGCGGCCGCCGCTGGGGCCCAGCACCTGTTGAAGCAGCACAGTAAGCTCCAGCACGCggggcagcaccagcagcacaacCACCACCGGAAGCACGGAAACAAGCACGTGGACAAGGGCACCGAGGAGTACCGGCGTCGGCGAGAACGCAACAACATCGCGGTGCGCAAGAGTCGCGAGAAGGCCAAAGTCCGGTCGCGGGAGGTAGAGGAGCGCGTGAAGAGCCTGCTCAAGGAGAAGGACGCTCTCATCCGGCAGCTGGGGGAGATGACCAACGAGTTGCAGCTGCACAAACAGATCTACATGCAGCTGATGAACCATGCCAATCCCGAAGTGAGTCGCGTCTGTCGGAGCTTCCTCAACACCAACGAGCACTCACTGTAG